From a region of the Emcibacter sp. SYSU 3D8 genome:
- a CDS encoding wax ester/triacylglycerol synthase family O-acyltransferase, which yields MDQLSATDASFLYSENERTANHVGGMYIYDQSTAPGGLVTFKGILSHLAARLHLVPRYRQKLMHVPGNLDHPYWIDDPKFDIEYHVRHMALPKPGDWRQLLIQTSRLYDRPLDMARPLWVLYVIEGLDNVEGLPPGSFAVVTKTHHALIDGVSGTAMATAIHETTPDAPDPDPVAWTPEKAPTEFELLTRSYLNNLGQPMKFMQLMGEVSPAAQRLLDGLSSSRFKVPEAIGQVPRTRFNGNVSGHRVLAATSFPIKDLREIKNTVAGATINDVILTIGGGALRRYLLDKNELPDKPLITLSPIAVRASKDPTSSAMASAPGNEVTGMLVSLATDLKDPLARLQSVHDSAANSKELTSAIGAKLMTDFTQFVPSVTAGLASRLASTLGLATRVAPIVNTVLTNVPGPQMPLYFCGAEMVNQYSLGIVQDGMTLFHGILSYNGKLSITAMSDREVMPDPAFYQECLEEAFRELKTAALGAAAGAPGREPLAAKPPAADKRPARKGKAVKSPGK from the coding sequence ATGGACCAGCTCAGCGCGACCGACGCCTCGTTCCTGTATTCGGAGAACGAGCGGACCGCCAACCATGTCGGCGGCATGTACATCTACGACCAGTCCACCGCGCCGGGCGGCCTGGTGACGTTCAAGGGCATCCTGAGCCATCTGGCCGCGCGCCTGCATCTCGTGCCGCGTTACCGCCAGAAACTGATGCATGTGCCGGGAAACCTGGATCACCCCTACTGGATCGACGATCCGAAATTCGACATCGAGTATCACGTGCGCCACATGGCGCTGCCCAAGCCCGGCGACTGGCGCCAGCTGCTGATCCAGACCTCGCGGCTCTACGACCGGCCGCTCGACATGGCGCGGCCGCTGTGGGTCCTCTACGTCATCGAAGGTCTGGACAATGTCGAAGGCCTGCCGCCCGGCAGCTTCGCGGTGGTGACCAAGACCCACCATGCACTGATCGACGGCGTCTCCGGCACCGCGATGGCGACGGCGATCCACGAGACGACGCCGGATGCGCCCGATCCCGATCCCGTGGCCTGGACGCCCGAAAAAGCGCCGACCGAATTCGAGCTGCTGACCCGCTCCTATCTGAACAATCTCGGCCAGCCCATGAAGTTCATGCAGCTGATGGGCGAAGTGTCGCCGGCGGCCCAGCGCCTGCTCGACGGGCTGTCCAGTTCCCGGTTCAAGGTGCCCGAGGCGATCGGCCAGGTGCCGCGCACCCGCTTCAACGGCAATGTCTCGGGCCACCGGGTGCTCGCGGCCACGTCGTTTCCGATCAAGGACCTGCGCGAGATCAAGAATACGGTCGCCGGCGCGACCATCAACGACGTGATCCTGACGATTGGCGGCGGCGCGCTGCGCCGCTACCTGCTCGACAAGAACGAGCTGCCGGACAAACCGCTGATCACCCTGTCGCCCATTGCGGTGCGCGCCTCGAAGGATCCCACGTCCTCGGCGATGGCTTCGGCGCCGGGCAACGAGGTAACCGGCATGCTGGTGTCGCTGGCCACGGACCTGAAGGATCCGCTGGCGCGGCTCCAGTCGGTGCATGATTCGGCGGCCAATTCGAAAGAGCTGACCAGCGCCATCGGCGCCAAGCTGATGACCGACTTCACCCAGTTCGTGCCGTCGGTCACGGCGGGCCTCGCCTCGCGCCTGGCATCCACCCTGGGGCTTGCCACGCGCGTGGCGCCGATCGTCAACACGGTGCTGACCAATGTGCCGGGGCCACAGATGCCGCTCTATTTCTGCGGCGCCGAAATGGTGAACCAGTACAGCCTGGGCATCGTCCAGGACGGCATGACCCTGTTCCACGGCATCCTCAGCTACAACGGCAAGCTGTCGATCACCGCCATGTCGGACCGGGAGGTGATGCCCGATCCCGCCTTCTACCAGGAGTGCCTCGAAGAAGCGTTCCGGGAACTGAAGACGGCGGCTTTGGGCGCGGCCGCCGGTGCGCCGGGACGCGAGCCGCTGGCGGCAAAACCGCCGGCGGCGGACAAGCGGCCGGCTCGCAAGGGAAAAGCCGTCAAATCGCCCGGCAAGTAA
- a CDS encoding SLC13 family permease — protein METLAPFLALAVLAAMLVLFVTERYPPEVVGIGGAAVCLALGLLDTNGLLSVLSNSAPLTIGAMFILSGALVVTGVLDKVNRIIRALAGRVPSLVLPLLLVLTIAASAFVNNTPVVMVMIPAVLALAQRQGKSPSKMMIPLSYAAILGGTCTLIGTSTNLLVDGVAQAQGLPAFTMFEFSLVGIVVAIVGGLFMAIAGRWLLPDRTTVASVLGNQRKQRYIADGVVPEGSALIGKLLGEIDMFRNRGLRIIDIVRDDRSTRDRMHELVIRQGDRVVFESNAVEVLSLRGERHLDLGPAGDLTAAGGRPAIVVEALVAPTSPMIGMSTTDLRLRRRYGSYVLAVHRHGENLKGMTGTIPFEAGDTLLLEGAPEDLARLAEDMDLLNLSEPAETPLRRSHSPIALLTVVAVIVLATFDIMPIAGLAVIGVAVVLLTKCLSAKEAFGAMDGRLLVLIMAMLAVGKALEDSGAIVMVVTAATPLLQDVPPWAVLAMTYALTSLLTELVTNNAVAVVMTPVAIGLAHQLGFDPRPFVIAVMFAASASFATPIGYQTNTLVYGPGGYRFGDFLRFGVPMNILIGITTVITVPLIWPLAPA, from the coding sequence ATGGAGACATTGGCGCCATTCCTGGCATTGGCCGTGCTGGCCGCGATGCTTGTTCTGTTCGTGACCGAACGCTATCCGCCCGAGGTGGTGGGTATCGGCGGCGCGGCCGTTTGCCTGGCGCTGGGTCTGCTCGACACCAACGGCCTGCTGTCCGTGCTGTCCAACAGCGCGCCCTTGACCATCGGCGCCATGTTCATTCTCAGCGGGGCGCTCGTCGTCACCGGCGTGCTCGACAAGGTAAACAGAATCATCCGCGCGCTGGCGGGCAGGGTGCCGTCGCTGGTGCTGCCGCTGCTGCTGGTCCTGACCATCGCCGCGTCGGCCTTCGTCAACAACACGCCCGTGGTGATGGTCATGATTCCGGCGGTGCTGGCGCTCGCCCAGCGGCAGGGCAAGTCGCCGTCGAAGATGATGATCCCGCTGTCCTACGCGGCCATCCTGGGCGGCACATGCACGCTGATCGGCACCTCCACCAACCTGCTGGTCGATGGCGTGGCGCAGGCGCAGGGCCTGCCGGCGTTCACCATGTTCGAGTTTTCGCTGGTTGGCATCGTCGTTGCCATTGTCGGCGGCCTGTTCATGGCGATTGCCGGACGCTGGCTGTTGCCCGACCGGACAACCGTGGCGTCGGTGCTCGGCAACCAGCGCAAGCAGCGCTATATCGCCGACGGCGTGGTGCCCGAAGGCTCGGCGCTGATCGGCAAGTTGCTCGGCGAGATCGACATGTTCCGCAACCGGGGCCTGCGGATCATCGACATCGTCCGCGACGACCGCTCGACCCGCGACCGCATGCACGAACTGGTCATCAGGCAGGGCGACCGCGTGGTGTTCGAATCGAACGCCGTCGAAGTGCTGAGCCTGCGCGGCGAGCGGCATCTGGACCTTGGGCCGGCCGGCGATCTGACCGCCGCCGGCGGTCGTCCCGCCATCGTCGTCGAGGCGCTGGTCGCGCCCACCAGCCCGATGATCGGCATGTCCACCACCGATCTGCGACTGCGCCGCCGATACGGCAGCTACGTGCTCGCAGTGCACCGGCATGGCGAGAACCTGAAGGGCATGACCGGCACCATTCCGTTCGAGGCCGGCGACACGCTGCTGCTGGAAGGCGCGCCCGAGGATCTTGCCCGCCTTGCCGAGGATATGGACCTGCTCAACCTGTCGGAGCCGGCCGAGACGCCGCTGCGGCGCAGCCACAGCCCGATCGCTCTGCTGACCGTGGTCGCCGTGATCGTGCTGGCCACTTTCGACATCATGCCCATCGCCGGGCTTGCCGTGATCGGCGTGGCGGTCGTGCTGCTGACCAAGTGCCTGAGCGCCAAGGAGGCGTTCGGCGCCATGGATGGCCGGCTGCTGGTGCTGATCATGGCCATGCTGGCGGTCGGCAAGGCGCTGGAAGATTCCGGGGCCATCGTGATGGTGGTCACCGCCGCGACTCCGCTGCTCCAGGATGTGCCGCCCTGGGCCGTGCTGGCCATGACCTATGCATTGACCTCGCTGTTGACCGAACTGGTCACCAACAATGCTGTGGCGGTGGTGATGACGCCCGTCGCCATCGGCCTTGCCCATCAGCTGGGATTCGATCCGCGTCCCTTCGTGATCGCGGTGATGTTCGCTGCCAGCGCCAGCTTCGCGACACCCATCGGCTATCAGACGAACACGCTGGTCTATGGTCCCGGCGGTTATCGCTTCGGGGATTTCCTGAGGTTCGGCGTGCCGATGAATATCCTCATCGGCATCACGACCGTCATCACGGTGCCGCTGATCTGGCCGCTGGCGCCGGCTTGA